Proteins found in one Fusarium keratoplasticum isolate Fu6.1 chromosome 12, whole genome shotgun sequence genomic segment:
- a CDS encoding C2H2-type domain-containing protein, whose protein sequence is MTDQPGDEVISHSSSWIGLVTEDEGSVGKEPEDAAKVGDEDYVVSSSTARGSAFSRFKQKYAGVPKSKPEPQHVMIPMHSTPFGMPVGFDTDHVQVWKGFQQVDRLDEPMSKSTPTPGRYESVNSMMSGTTYVSAEYNPFEHNVFELPDVPYNQNPSKNTDEGPLFRAYFSDAHSVLQTTSQIRQLIVSLNPHLRDSNAYLTDRIAYHYATQVYKLEWQHPFLGIMGPLESNFFHPFICTWKSCKSIKAFRSLSDLVTHMDAVHKRQQIPKMRLLQPPHQKLLMCNFCDSRYADFDFLDAHVATHMVKIGQGFLDSTWRDFEADPGASLGIWQKKPAELDNNPEPPQAKPSPPPKERFPYGGLFPRVGIEGSVPKPRPQRAKTPHQELFSLITPPPVPEPPKVVSPPRTKTPHQHLFSPITPMDSIPESSRVVSPRRARTPHHHLVSPTTPKEPVSASPKIVSPKNEKIPDVVLSPSARLKDTLPEVSASVSPNPPETPPPPKPSFKQIGMATVEVKMILSKNVTRTTAAGGDESDSDDSETSSEGSEARDADQGAGSGTGVGQGWVGAPASGQQASWAGISTPSGQGVGEGGDGGRRGRKRRKGDDPAFVMGSRPRFACPYRVFEPDALNCLERGPKNPLGGCEDISRLKQHLGRRHKRSRRCNRCLKAFESDAKARTHESLAACPIIPLPDFERLMSAAHESITERFLTPMSDLAGWWFIFKLLIPGMQDRDLESLKMEYSPYYVHRAPAIMLPAMNFSASILDSVPDQNISAPVDVFPNPPDQMLLGTDANAATSTFVSQHFSVPVFQVPDPSNPGNIPEITISAGLGSFSGASSDQSNPWTPPRPSTPATTTAPSTSSRSASGSVAGSVSQTQLERNHMRLKSQYKQVEKENAKLREDKYANRGDLERAEAVLEEVLGSVDLSQDAFDNLSQVSEILMEMKRRLG, encoded by the exons ATGACGGATCAACCAGGCGATGAGGTGATATCGCACAGTTCCTCGTGGATCGGACTGGTCACTGAGGACGAGGGCTCGGTCGGCAAAGAGCCTGAAGATGCTGCCAAGGTCGGAGACGAGGATTACGTGGTCTCAAGCTCGACGGCGCGAGGCAGCGCGTTCTCCAGGTTCAAACAAAAGTATGCGGGTGTGCCGAAAAGCAAACCCGAACC ACAACATGTGATGATTCCGATGCACTCTACCCCATTCGGAATGCCGGTTGGCTTCGACACCGACCATGTACAAGTCTGGAAAGGATTTCAACAGGTTGATCGGTTAGATGAACCA ATGTCCAAAAGCACACCTACACCGGGCCGTTATGAGTCGGTCAACTCAATGATGAGCGGCACAACCTATGTCAGCGCCGAGTACAATCCCTTCGAACACAATGTCTTCGAGCTTCCAGACGTTCCCTACAACCAAAATCCCTCTAAAAATACTGATGAGGGACCTCTCTTCCGGGCATACTTTTCAGACGCTCACTCGGTCTTGCAAACGACCAGTCAGATACGACAACTCATCGTTTCCTTGAATCCACACCTTCGAGACTCAAACGCTTACTTGACGGACCGCATCGCGTATCACTATGCAACTCAGGTCTACAAACTCGAATGGCAGCATCCATTCCTCGGCATCATGGGACCTCTCGAGTCCAACTTTTTCCACCCCTTCATATGCACGTGGAAATCTTGCAAAAGCATCAAAGCGTTTCGTTCTCTTTCGGACCTAGTCACTCACATGGATGCGGTACACAAGCGACAACAAATCCCAAAAATGCGACTCCTTCAACCCCCACACCAAAAGCTACTCATGTGCAATTTCTGCGACTCGAGATACGCCGATTTCGACTTCTTGGACGCACATGTTGCAACTCACATGGTTAAAATTGGCCAAGGATTTCTGGACAGCACCTGGAGAGATTTTGAAGCTGATCCAGGGGCGTCTCTGGGGATATGGCagaagaagcctgctgaGCTTGACAACAACCCAGAGCCGCcccaggccaagccaagTCCACCTCCAAAGGAGAGATTTCCTTACGGTGGCTTGTTTCCTCGAGTAGGTATCGAGGGCTCAGTCCCCAAGCCTCGCCCCCAGAGGGCAAAGACACCGCATCAAGAGTTGTTCTCCCTAATAACGCCGCCACCCGTACCTGAACCCCCCAAGGTCGTCAGCCCTCCGAGGACAAAGACTCCACATCAACACTTATTTTCTCCAATAACACCCATGGATTCTATTCCAGAGTCCTCAAGAGTCGTTAGCCCTCGAAGAGCAAGGACTCCGCACCATCACTTGGTCTCCCCAACGACACCCAAGGAGCCCGTGTCTGCCTCCCCAAAGATTGTTAGCCCCAAGAACGAAAAGATCCCCGATGTCGTTTTATCCCCTTCAGCGAGGCTCAAGGATACTCTTCCTGAGGTTTCTGCCTCAGTGTCTCCTAATCCCCCCGAGACGCCACCGCCCCCGAAGCCATCGTTCAAGCAGATCGGTATGGCTACAGTAGAGGTGAAGATGATCCTTTCGAAAAATGTGACTAGAACTACTGCTGCAGGTGGTGATGAAAGTGACTCAGACGATTCAGAAACGTCTTCCGAAGGATCGGAAGCACGCGATGCAGATCAAGGCGCAGGGAGCGGCACAGGTGTTGGACAGGGATGGGTGGGAGCACCCGCAAGTGGACAACAAGCGTCGTGGGCTGGGATCTCGACTCCCAGTGGCCAAGGTGTGGGAGAgggtggagatggaggacgaagaggcagaaagaggagaaagggtGATGATCCGGCGTTTGTCATGGGATCTCGCCCTCGGTTCGCCTGCCCTTATCGGGTATTTGAACCTGATGCCTTGAACTGCCTAGAGAGAGGGCCCAAAAATCCTCTGGGTGGATGCGAGGATATCTCTCGGCTCAA GCAACATCTTGGTCGTCGTCACAAGCGTTCCCGTCGCTGCAACCGCTGCTTGAAAGCCTTTGAAAGCGACGCCAAAGCACGCACACACGAGTCACTCGCAGCGTGTCCCATAATACCGCTACCAGATTTTGAGCGTTTGATGAGCGCGGCGCACGAAAGCATTACCGAGCGATTCCTGACACCCATGTCTGATTTGGCCGGTTGGTGGTTTATCTTTAAGCTGCTCATTCCGGGGATGCAGGATCGAGACTTGGAATCTTTGAAGATGGAGTACTCGCCAT ACTATGTTCACCGAGCCCCTGCCATCATGCTTCCAGCAATGAACTTTTCAGCCTCGATTCTTGATTCAGTCCCTGACCAGAATATCTCAGCCCCTGTAGATGTCTT TCCAAATCCTCCAGATCAGATGCTCTTGGGTACCGACGCCAACGCGGCCACGTCGACTTTCGTATCACAGCATTTTTCAGTACCCGTGTTCCAAGTTCCAGACCCATCAAATCCAGGAAACATTCCCGAAATCACAATATCAGCAGGCCTAGGTTCATTCTCTGGCGCGTCATCCGATCAATCGAATCCATGGACGCCTCCCCGTCCATCTACCCCTGCAACCACCACTGCAccgtcgacatcatcacgAAGTGCATCTGGGAGCGTGGCAGGGAGTGTCAGTCAAACTCAGTTGGAGAGAAATCACATGCGACTCAAGAGCCAGTACAAACAGGTTGAAAAGGAAAATGCCAAGTTGAGGGAAGACAAGTATGCGAACAGAGGAGATTTGGAGCGCGCAGAAGCtgtgttggaggaggtgctaGGGTCAGTGGATCTGTCGCAGGATGCCTTTGACAATTTGAGCCAAGTGTCGGAGATtttgatggagatgaagcgACGGTTGGGATAA
- a CDS encoding CHK domain-containing protein, which produces MIESADPLPVTTEELTPAWFSKVLGKRVKDASIVETIHGTASKILVQLTYEDPADGPTAVCVKGGFNPAILALQPSLCQMYQLEAEFYHYISPTVQMRLPDAYHCAIDEVRQQGIVVLADLKATGYRFGNPLEAWPVKRVRAGVEELATLHARTWGGEPRDFPWLNREFSIRDIMRSLLSAESWGARFGGDSRPPVPDELADRERMAKAFETLWSNTDTKMNCIVHGDPHIGNTFITPTGEPGFLDWQCIYRGSAIHDVAYFIAGSLSIDDRRKNDGQLFQHYLDTLHQKGGPRFNKEELWEEYRKHTLHGFIWSLALSEMQPQELVDAMAKRYCAAIIDLKTLDLLEGLESN; this is translated from the coding sequence ATGATAGAATCCGCCGACCCTTTACCCGTCACCACTGAGGAGCTAACCCCAGCTTGGTTCTCAAAGGTATTGGGGAAGCGGGTTAAGGATGCATCAATTGTTGAAACGATTCACGGGACTGCCTCCAAAATCCTCGTCCAGCTGACGTATGAGGATCCAGCCGATGGCCCAACAGCCGTCTGCGTGAAAGGCGGATTCAACCCGGCGATATTGGCCCTTCAGCCGTCTCTGTGTCAGATGTACCAGCTTGAAGCCGAGTTCTACCATTACATCAGCCCCACCGTCCAGATGCGTCTGCCCGATGCCTATCACTGCGCAATAGACGAGGTGCGCCAGCAGGGAATCGTCGTGCTCGCGGATCTCAAGGCTACGGGCTATAGGTTTGGCAACCCCCTTGAAGCCTGGCCAGTTAAACGCGTCCGGGCTGGGGTAGAGGAATTGGCTACTTTGCACGCCAGGACATGGGGCGGCGAGCCTAGAGATTTTCCATGGCTTAACAGGGAGTTCTCGATCCGCGACATTATGCGATCCTTGCTATCTGCTGAGTCTTGGGGGGCAAGGTTCGGAGGTGACTCCAGGCCTCCCGTACCCGATGAGCTTGCAGATCGTGAGCGGATGGCCAAGGCCTTCGAGACACTTTGGAGCAACACCGACACCAAGATGAATTGTATCGTGCATGGGGACCCTCACATCGGCAACACCTTTATCACACCTACGGGCGAGCCAGGGTTTCTCGACTGGCAATGCATTTACAGAGGATCGGCGATCCATGACGTGGCCTACTTCATTGCTGGCTCACTCTCCATCGACGACCGCAGGAAGAACGACGGGCAGCTCTTCCAGCACTATCTCGACACCCTGCACCAGAAAGGAGGGCCTAGGTTCAATAAGGAGGAACTCTGGGAGGAGTACCGGAAGCACACACTACACGGGTTCATTTGGAGTCTCGCCCTATCCGAGATGCAACCCCAGGAACTAGTCGACGCTATGGCGAAGAGATACTGTGCGGCTATCATAGAcctcaagaccctcgacCTGCTTGAGGGTCTTGAGTCCAACTAA